One part of the Dyadobacter sp. 676 genome encodes these proteins:
- a CDS encoding DUF5615 family PIN-like protein: MKVLIDMNLSPVWVQYFAENAIVSKHWSEIGKATDPDRIIFEYAKRNDFVVFTHDLDFGAILAATNAKAPSVFQIRSQNILPEAIGPTVLKCFHDYSSFLMSDNLI; encoded by the coding sequence GTGAAAGTACTCATCGATATGAATCTGTCGCCGGTTTGGGTGCAGTACTTTGCTGAAAATGCAATCGTATCGAAGCACTGGTCCGAAATAGGGAAAGCTACCGATCCGGATAGAATAATTTTCGAATACGCGAAACGGAATGACTTCGTGGTCTTCACCCACGACCTTGATTTCGGCGCGATTCTGGCAGCGACGAATGCGAAAGCTCCCAGTGTTTTTCAGATTCGAAGTCAGAACATATTACCCGAAGCTATCGGACCAACTGTATTGAAATGTTTCCATGATTACAGTAGCTTTTTGATGTCTGATAACCTTATTTGA
- a CDS encoding DUF433 domain-containing protein translates to MEWNRITFDPNVMGGKPCIRGMRVTVGTIVGLIASGRSFNEVQKFYPYLEAEDISEALAYAAWRADEIEIPFEAA, encoded by the coding sequence ATGGAATGGAATAGAATCACTTTTGACCCTAATGTTATGGGAGGGAAGCCTTGCATCAGAGGAATGCGAGTGACCGTAGGAACGATTGTAGGACTGATTGCATCGGGCAGGAGTTTTAACGAAGTGCAGAAATTTTATCCGTACCTCGAAGCGGAAGATATCAGTGAGGCACTGGCATACGCAGCGTGGCGCGCAGATGAAATAGAAATTCCGTTCGAAGCCGCGTGA